Sequence from the Sphingomonas sp. SORGH_AS_0950 genome:
ACTGGAACTTCGTCGCGTTCATCAGGCCGGGCGAGACGGTCGCGGCCGAGGGATTGTCCCACAGGATCGCATAGCCCTTGTCCGTCACCATGAACGGCACGCAGACGGACTCGCCGCCGGGCCGGTCATAGTCGTGGCGGCAGTCGATCGTCCGGCCGCGCAGGTCGAGCACGCCGTCCTGATATTGGCCCAGCCCGTAATAATGGGTGTCGGGCGTGTCGGCGAAGTTCGCGCCGACCTTGAACGTCGCCTCGCCCGAGACGGTGTGCGGCGCCATCTCCCACCCGTTCATCCGGGTCAGCGGCTTGCCGTCGGCCCCGGCGAAGCTGATCGCGACGGGGGGCAGCGAGGGGGCGAAGTAGCGCTCCATCTGGCTGGGCGGCTTGGGCCAGGGCTGGGCGGTGACGGTGACGTTCAGCCCGGCCGAGGTGAAGATATCGCCGCTGGCATCGGTGCGATGGGTCCAGCCGGTCGCATCGCTCCGGGCGGTGATACCATAGCCGGGCTTGGCCTCCGCCAGCGTGCGGTCCATCGCGATGGTGACGCGGACGATGCCGGGGGCATAGGGTTCGACCGAGACCTGCGCGCCGTTGCGCTCGATCGTCGCCAGCGGATCGGCGGAGAGGGCGAGCGGGGCGCTGCCGCAGAGCAGCGCGGCGGCGGCGATCAGTCGCTTCGCCATTCGTCCGCGTCGGTCGCCCGGCGCCGTGGCGCGCGCTATGCTTCGCATGATCCTCATCCCCTTTTGAAACCCGATTATGTGACCGCTAACCCCTATCGCCCCGTCATGCGGCGGGGAAGTGGTTGATTTGCCCGGTCAGGCCATGAACGGGTCGCTCACCGTGGCGCGGTTCGCCTGGTCCTGCCGCCCGGCCAGGCGACGGCGATAATCGGGTTGAGTCGCACGGGTCAGCATCATGTCGTACCAGCCCAGATCGGCGGCCAGCGACCAGCGATGCGCGCCGGGGGCCAGCGCCACGGTCCGCGTCTCGCCGCCGCCCGCCGTGGCGCGCACCATGCGAAGATCGGCGATCGCGGCGGGGACGGTCAGGTGCAGCATGTCCTCGGCGATCCGCCATTGCAGCGGCTGTGGCATCGCGCCCCGTCCCGCCAGATGCCGGTGGAACCCGCCCGGTCCCAGGATCCACAAATCGTAGCGTCCCTCGCCATCGAGGTTCCAGCGATCCTCGATCCGGGTGCCGGCGTCGAGCGTATAGCGGCGCGGCACGCGGTCGAGCGCCAGCCGGTCATAGACATGGAACACCGCGCCCGCGCCCTCCGCCTGGAACCGCAGGCCAAGGCCGTCGACCCCCGCCAGTTCCTGCACCTCGAGCCGATAGGGCAGGGGGCGGGCGCGGCGGAGGCCGGGCTCCTGACGGGGCATGCCGGGCGACAAGGGTGCCTGCGGGCTGACCTGTCCCTTGATCGCGGCCGCCCGGATCGCGTCGCCGCGCGGATCGGGCAGGCGGGGCTGGGCATCCCCAGTCGCGGCAAAGTCGAACGCGCTGGTCAGGTCGCCGCAGATCGCGCGTCGCCAGGGGGAGATATTGGGCTCGTGAAAGCCGAACCGCGTCTCCAGGAAGCGGATGACGCTGGTGTGGTCGAAGACCTGCGAGTTGACCCAGCCGCCCCGGCTCCACGGCGACACGACATACATGGGCACGCGCGGGCCCAGGCCATAGGGGCGGCCGCGATAGGCGGGCTTGTCGACATCTGCGTCGCCGGTCGAGGGCACGTCATGATACTCGCCCGTCAGGTCGACGGTCGACCCGCCGAGCGGACGGCCATCGGCCCCGCGCGACGGCGGCGCGGGCGGCGGGACATGGTCGAAAAAGCCGTCATTCTCGTCGAACATCACGAACAGAGCGGTCCGTGCCCACACCTTCGGGTCGGCGGTCAGCGCGTCGAGCAGCTCTGCGGTATAGGCCGCCCCCTGCGCCGGGCTGGAAGGATTGGGATGTTCCGACCCGGCGGCGGTGGCGATGACATAGGACAGCTGCGGCAGCCGCCCGGCGAGCACATCGGCCTTCAGCACGTCCAGCCCACGAGTGGTCAGCGCCCGGTCCTTCAGCGCCGGATCGCCGCGTCCATGATGCGCTTCGCGGAACGCGGCGAAACCGACCAGCGGATTGTCGGTGAAATTGTCCGCCATGTCCTGATAGATGCGCCAGTCCACGCCCGCCGCCTGCATCCGCTCGACCGTGCTGGTCCAGCGATAAGGATTGGCCGCGCCGCCATCCTCGGCAAAGCTGTCATGCGAATTGCTGATCGCCGGGCCGCCCGCCTTGCCCGAAGGATCGTTGGTGCCGGTCCACAGGAACAGTCGGTTGGTGTTGGTCCCGGTCTGGATCGCACAGTGATAGGCGTCGCAAATGGTGAAGGCCTCGGCCAGCGCGAACTGGAAGGGGATGTCGGCGCGGGCATAATGGCCCATGGCGCGCTGCTTCTTGGCCTCGGGCCAGTGCGCCATGCGCCCTTCGTCCCAGGCGGCCTGGGCATCGGGCCAGGTGTGCGGCGTGCCCTCCATCCGCATCAGATCGAAATGGGCACG
This genomic interval carries:
- a CDS encoding phosphocholine-specific phospholipase C encodes the protein MVSLSRRSLLSAGAALAGAGALPPAIARAAAIAPDRRTGTIRDVEHVVILMQENRGFDHYFGTMRGVRGFGDRFPIPLAPATSGGEPRTVWQQMDRTAPDGPRLVSPFRLDTRAHFDLMRMEGTPHTWPDAQAAWDEGRMAHWPEAKKQRAMGHYARADIPFQFALAEAFTICDAYHCAIQTGTNTNRLFLWTGTNDPSGKAGGPAISNSHDSFAEDGGAANPYRWTSTVERMQAAGVDWRIYQDMADNFTDNPLVGFAAFREAHHGRGDPALKDRALTTRGLDVLKADVLAGRLPQLSYVIATAAGSEHPNPSSPAQGAAYTAELLDALTADPKVWARTALFVMFDENDGFFDHVPPPAPPSRGADGRPLGGSTVDLTGEYHDVPSTGDADVDKPAYRGRPYGLGPRVPMYVVSPWSRGGWVNSQVFDHTSVIRFLETRFGFHEPNISPWRRAICGDLTSAFDFAATGDAQPRLPDPRGDAIRAAAIKGQVSPQAPLSPGMPRQEPGLRRARPLPYRLEVQELAGVDGLGLRFQAEGAGAVFHVYDRLALDRVPRRYTLDAGTRIEDRWNLDGEGRYDLWILGPGGFHRHLAGRGAMPQPLQWRIAEDMLHLTVPAAIADLRMVRATAGGGETRTVALAPGAHRWSLAADLGWYDMMLTRATQPDYRRRLAGRQDQANRATVSDPFMA